The following are from one region of the Gopherus evgoodei ecotype Sinaloan lineage unplaced genomic scaffold, rGopEvg1_v1.p scaffold_51_arrow_ctg1, whole genome shotgun sequence genome:
- the NYAP1 gene encoding neuronal tyrosine-phosphorylated phosphoinositide-3-kinase adapter 1 isoform X2, translating into MSTSPQEALISAFLQFIEERGSRAYGALSQTRQPLRREMNLLYRRSKLESQQHRDEEPKKGSAKDPGAGKIRDVASFRRHFRMGFMTMPAWQEHAPHPCASGMAPRSLSCHSVGSVENGEGAAGARKPPAKPKRHPSTKLSMAGEGQAAEPAGSRRTGPQKSCSESRELGRKVPPQKPKRSPNTQLSVSFDETYSSRPLVTPTGGGAPPQFGRAFSHGHAKGSDPEDEEPVYIEMVGDVFQGAGGPQPPPAGEEDSDESEAIYEEMKYPLPEEANGVPASLRPRQAKADKGKTSPCDIPPPFPNLLQHRPPLLAFPQGPGHKGYKAGTQEASKLPVPCHAKEAPAAPHPPGHSALAPSGRARSHSTPLPPQPAGQQKAEKELPSSHSLICPPAKPLPSMLPVPQTAKDKPAVSYTMVYSAVKVTTHSGLPAEQKTEKEISVLHGMLCARPATEPVGKPAPRSAPPLGMLWTYPAPCGGMKRPPAYESVKGAGAKAAAVPPVVKFQLQDRGAFASIACSHVVAGADEETLSMGWALQRKGLYANWKGKEPEKPTEGTRVWNGSGEAQLKPEREEKALAGPSLSGIPVRAPGPEGMVPKMPGCRTGLPVPCQTFPACHRNGDLTGGYRLGRSASTSGVRHTVIHTQRPCSHPKDTASLERDGKLLEVIERKRCLCKEIKARHRPERSLCKQESMPILPSWRRTTDSRKAGTPPCRRQHTVLWDTAI; encoded by the exons ATGAGCACTAGCCCCCAggaggccctgatctcggccTTCCTGCAGTTCATCGAGGAGCGGGGCAGCCGGGCCTACGGGGCGCTGAGCCAGACCCGCCAGCCGCTGCGCCGCGAGATGAACCTGCTCTACCGCAGGAGCAAGCTGGAGAGCCAGCAGCACAGGGACGAGGAGCCCAAAAAGGG CTCCGCCAAGGACCCAGGAGCGGGGAAGATCCGGGACGTGGCCTCCTTCCGCCGCCACTTCCGGATGGGCTTCATGACCATGCCGGCCTGGCAGGAACACGCGCCCCACCCCTGCGCCAGCGGCATGGCGCCCCGCTCCCTCTCCTGCCACTCGGTGGGCAGCGTGGAGAACGGCGAGGGGGCCGCCGGCGCCAGGAAGCCCCCGGCCAAGCCCAAGCGCCACCCCAGCACCAAGCTCAGCATGGCAGGCGAGGGGCAGGCAGCAGAGCCGGCAGGCAGCAGGAGAACCG GCCCCCAGAAGTCATGCTCTGAGAGCCGGGAGCTGGGGCGCAAGGTGCCCCCCCAGAAGCCTAAGCGGAGCCCCAACACCCAGCTGTCTGTTTCCTTCGACGAGACCTACTCCAGTCGCCCCCTGGTGACCCCCACGGGCGGGGGGGCGCCACCGCAGTTTGGCCGGGCCTTCTCCCACGGTCATGCCAAGGGCTCGGACCCCGAGGATGAGGAGCCTGTCTATATTGAGATGGTGGGGGACGTTTTCCAGGGCGCTGGGGGCCCCCAGCCACCCCCGGCGGGGGAGGAGGACTCTGACGAGAGTGAGGCGATCTACGAGGAGATGAAATACCCACTGCCCGAGGAGGCCAATGGCGTGCCCGCCTCCCTCCGCCCGCGCCAGGCGAAGGCGGACAAGGGCAAGACCTCCCCCTGCGACATCCCCCCGCCTTTCCCCAATCTGCTCCAGCACCGCCCGCCCTTGCTGGCCTTCCCCCAGGGCCCGGGGCACAAAGGGTACAAAGCGGGCACCCAGGAAGCCTCCAAGCTCCCCGTGCCCTGCCACGCCAAGGAAGCGCCGGCCGCGCCCCATCCGCCGGGACACTCAGCCCTGGCACCCTCCGGCCGTGCCCGCAGCCACTCCACCCCGCTGCCCCCGCAGCCGGCCGGGCAGCAGAAGGCGGAGAAGGAGCTGCCCAGTTCCCACAGCCTGATCTGCCCCCCGGCCAAGCCGCTGCCCTCCATGCTGCCCGTGCCGCAGACGGCCAAGGACAAGCCGGCAGTGTCCTACACCATGGTGTACTCGGCCGTCAAAGTCACCACCCACTCGGGGCTGCCGGCCGAGCAGAAGACGGAGAAGGAGATCTCGGTGCTCCACGGCATGCTGTGTGCCCGGCCGGCCACCGAGCCCGTGGGCAAGCCAGCCCCACGCTCCGCGCCGCCCCTGGGCATGCTGTGGACTTACCCGGCCCCCTGCGGGGGGATGAAACGCCCACCGGCCTACGAGAGCGTCAAGGGGGCCGGGGCCAAGGCCGCGGCGGTGCCGCCCGTGGTGAAGTTCCAGCTGCAGGACCGCGGGGCCTTCGCCAGCATCGCCTGCTCCCACGTGGTGGCTGGCGCCGACGAGGAGACACTGAGCATGGGGTGGGCACTGCAGCGGAAGGGTCTCTACGCCAACTGGAAAGGCAAGGAGCCGGAGA AGCCCACCGAGGGCACCCGGGTCTGGAACGGCAGCGGTGAGGCACAGCTAAAGCCGGAGAGGGAGGAGAAAGCCCTGGCGGGGCCCTCGCTGTCGGGGATACCTGTCCGGGCCCCGGGCCCCGAGGGAATGGTGCCCAAGATGCCGGGCTGCCGAACGGGGCTGCCTGTGCCATGCCAGACCTTCCCTGCCTGCCACCGCAATGGAG ACCTCACCGGGGGTTACCGCCTGGGCCGGTCAGCTTCCACCTCCGGGGTGCGACACACCGTGATTCACACGCAGAGGCCATGCAGCCACCCCAAAGACacagccagtctg GAGCGGGACGGGAAGCTGCTGGAGGTGATCGAGCGCAAGCGCTGTCTCTGCAAGGAGATCAAAGCCCGCCACCGGCCCGAGCGCAGCCTCTGCAAGCAGGAGAGCATGCCCATCCTCCCCAGCTGGCGCCGCACCACGGACAGCCGCAAGGCGGGCACACCGCCCTGCCGGCGCCAGCACACGGTCCTGTGGGACACGGCCATATGA
- the NYAP1 gene encoding neuronal tyrosine-phosphorylated phosphoinositide-3-kinase adapter 1 isoform X1: MSTSPQEALISAFLQFIEERGSRAYGALSQTRQPLRREMNLLYRRSKLESQQHRDEEPKKGSAKDPGAGKIRDVASFRRHFRMGFMTMPAWQEHAPHPCASGMAPRSLSCHSVGSVENGEGAAGARKPPAKPKRHPSTKLSMAGEGQAAEPAGSRRTGPQKSCSESRELGRKVPPQKPKRSPNTQLSVSFDETYSSRPLVTPTGGGAPPQFGRAFSHGHAKGSDPEDEEPVYIEMVGDVFQGAGGPQPPPAGEEDSDESEAIYEEMKYPLPEEANGVPASLRPRQAKADKGKTSPCDIPPPFPNLLQHRPPLLAFPQGPGHKGYKAGTQEASKLPVPCHAKEAPAAPHPPGHSALAPSGRARSHSTPLPPQPAGQQKAEKELPSSHSLICPPAKPLPSMLPVPQTAKDKPAVSYTMVYSAVKVTTHSGLPAEQKTEKEISVLHGMLCARPATEPVGKPAPRSAPPLGMLWTYPAPCGGMKRPPAYESVKGAGAKAAAVPPVVKFQLQDRGAFASIACSHVVAGADEETLSMGWALQRKGLYANWKGKEPEKPTEGTRVWNGSGEAQLKPEREEKALAGPSLSGIPVRAPGPEGMVPKMPGCRTGLPVPCQTFPACHRNGDLTGGYRLGRSASTSGVRHTVIHTQRPCSHPKDTASLGLLPLPGVAPGAQERDGKLLEVIERKRCLCKEIKARHRPERSLCKQESMPILPSWRRTTDSRKAGTPPCRRQHTVLWDTAI, translated from the exons ATGAGCACTAGCCCCCAggaggccctgatctcggccTTCCTGCAGTTCATCGAGGAGCGGGGCAGCCGGGCCTACGGGGCGCTGAGCCAGACCCGCCAGCCGCTGCGCCGCGAGATGAACCTGCTCTACCGCAGGAGCAAGCTGGAGAGCCAGCAGCACAGGGACGAGGAGCCCAAAAAGGG CTCCGCCAAGGACCCAGGAGCGGGGAAGATCCGGGACGTGGCCTCCTTCCGCCGCCACTTCCGGATGGGCTTCATGACCATGCCGGCCTGGCAGGAACACGCGCCCCACCCCTGCGCCAGCGGCATGGCGCCCCGCTCCCTCTCCTGCCACTCGGTGGGCAGCGTGGAGAACGGCGAGGGGGCCGCCGGCGCCAGGAAGCCCCCGGCCAAGCCCAAGCGCCACCCCAGCACCAAGCTCAGCATGGCAGGCGAGGGGCAGGCAGCAGAGCCGGCAGGCAGCAGGAGAACCG GCCCCCAGAAGTCATGCTCTGAGAGCCGGGAGCTGGGGCGCAAGGTGCCCCCCCAGAAGCCTAAGCGGAGCCCCAACACCCAGCTGTCTGTTTCCTTCGACGAGACCTACTCCAGTCGCCCCCTGGTGACCCCCACGGGCGGGGGGGCGCCACCGCAGTTTGGCCGGGCCTTCTCCCACGGTCATGCCAAGGGCTCGGACCCCGAGGATGAGGAGCCTGTCTATATTGAGATGGTGGGGGACGTTTTCCAGGGCGCTGGGGGCCCCCAGCCACCCCCGGCGGGGGAGGAGGACTCTGACGAGAGTGAGGCGATCTACGAGGAGATGAAATACCCACTGCCCGAGGAGGCCAATGGCGTGCCCGCCTCCCTCCGCCCGCGCCAGGCGAAGGCGGACAAGGGCAAGACCTCCCCCTGCGACATCCCCCCGCCTTTCCCCAATCTGCTCCAGCACCGCCCGCCCTTGCTGGCCTTCCCCCAGGGCCCGGGGCACAAAGGGTACAAAGCGGGCACCCAGGAAGCCTCCAAGCTCCCCGTGCCCTGCCACGCCAAGGAAGCGCCGGCCGCGCCCCATCCGCCGGGACACTCAGCCCTGGCACCCTCCGGCCGTGCCCGCAGCCACTCCACCCCGCTGCCCCCGCAGCCGGCCGGGCAGCAGAAGGCGGAGAAGGAGCTGCCCAGTTCCCACAGCCTGATCTGCCCCCCGGCCAAGCCGCTGCCCTCCATGCTGCCCGTGCCGCAGACGGCCAAGGACAAGCCGGCAGTGTCCTACACCATGGTGTACTCGGCCGTCAAAGTCACCACCCACTCGGGGCTGCCGGCCGAGCAGAAGACGGAGAAGGAGATCTCGGTGCTCCACGGCATGCTGTGTGCCCGGCCGGCCACCGAGCCCGTGGGCAAGCCAGCCCCACGCTCCGCGCCGCCCCTGGGCATGCTGTGGACTTACCCGGCCCCCTGCGGGGGGATGAAACGCCCACCGGCCTACGAGAGCGTCAAGGGGGCCGGGGCCAAGGCCGCGGCGGTGCCGCCCGTGGTGAAGTTCCAGCTGCAGGACCGCGGGGCCTTCGCCAGCATCGCCTGCTCCCACGTGGTGGCTGGCGCCGACGAGGAGACACTGAGCATGGGGTGGGCACTGCAGCGGAAGGGTCTCTACGCCAACTGGAAAGGCAAGGAGCCGGAGA AGCCCACCGAGGGCACCCGGGTCTGGAACGGCAGCGGTGAGGCACAGCTAAAGCCGGAGAGGGAGGAGAAAGCCCTGGCGGGGCCCTCGCTGTCGGGGATACCTGTCCGGGCCCCGGGCCCCGAGGGAATGGTGCCCAAGATGCCGGGCTGCCGAACGGGGCTGCCTGTGCCATGCCAGACCTTCCCTGCCTGCCACCGCAATGGAG ACCTCACCGGGGGTTACCGCCTGGGCCGGTCAGCTTCCACCTCCGGGGTGCGACACACCGTGATTCACACGCAGAGGCCATGCAGCCACCCCAAAGACacagccagtctg ggcctgctgcccctgcccgggGTGGCGCCGGGCGCCCAGGAGCGGGACGGGAAGCTGCTGGAGGTGATCGAGCGCAAGCGCTGTCTCTGCAAGGAGATCAAAGCCCGCCACCGGCCCGAGCGCAGCCTCTGCAAGCAGGAGAGCATGCCCATCCTCCCCAGCTGGCGCCGCACCACGGACAGCCGCAAGGCGGGCACACCGCCCTGCCGGCGCCAGCACACGGTCCTGTGGGACACGGCCATATGA